A window of Cucurbita pepo subsp. pepo cultivar mu-cu-16 chromosome LG06, ASM280686v2, whole genome shotgun sequence contains these coding sequences:
- the LOC111797515 gene encoding protein NLP4-like isoform X1 has translation MEDCMLSPATMLDAPAEAAMDLDYMDGLLLEGCWLETAEGTEFLHPSTASFGANLDPLIAWPATDMNGDFHMSQITRTNQEEPRRILTDEASMGRGRVDMEQEGCSGQSENHGFEGSELCRRLWIGPGDHLGSASSVMEKLIRAVGYIKDFVRDKDVLVQVWVPINRGGRSVLITNDLPFSQNSSCTRLSKYRDVSVKYEFTADDDSKNALGLPGRVFSRKVPEWTPDVRFFRSDEYPRVNHAHEHDVRGTVALPIFEQGSKNCLGVIEVVMVTQQIKYGSELESVCKALEAVKLRSSDVIGHPDKKQVFNRSNEAVLQEIQNTLKSACETHGLPLAQTWASCIQQNREGCRHSDENYSCCVSTVDRACFVADPRVQEFHEACSEHHLLKGEGIVGMAFKSNEPCFSSDITSFCNTEYPLSHHAKLFGLHAAVAIRLRCIYINKTDFVLEFFLPVDCIDPEEQRVLLTSLSTIIQRSCRSLRLVNDKECREENMQQSCRRSKVEHHQLEISHPTNSLLTSSVQNIQQQSGFVSLFQDGKTSEMLSSSGYQHHELNYNLNGVVEDSEECATVGNSCFSDTGLGRTGEKRRTKVDKTITLQVLRQYFAGSLKDAAKSIGVCPTTLKRICRQHGIKRWPSRKIKKVGHSLQKLQLVIDSVEGASGAFQIGSLYSNFQDLASPNLSGSGSGPVVSAKMGDCMKTSSNPNEVGMSNLQGGGASKSPSSSCSQSSSSNQCFSSRSHKNVGHWNKGGSEDQMGGGENPCDGELKRVKSEVEIHVSIMEGSNIPRRSQSCKSLCKHPATECLVHSAKEGDGMAERVEVQKVKVSYGEEKIRFRVHNQWRYEELLNEVGKRFSISDMTKFDLKYLDDESEWVLLTSDTDLQECFHVYKSCRIQTIRLLVQESRRRKRNCVASGGFS, from the exons ATGGAGGATTGCATGTTATCACCAGCGACAATGCTGGATGCTCCAGCTGAGGCAGCCATGGATTTGGACTACATGGATGGGCTGCTTTTGGAAGGTTGCTGGTTAGAGACCGCAGAAGGTACTGAGTTTCTTCATCCTAGCACCGCAAGTTTTGGTGCCAACCTAGACCCTTTGATTGCATGGCCTGCTACAGACATGAATGGTGACTTTCACATGAGCCAGATTACAAGAACTAATCAAGAAGAACCGAGGAGAATCTTGACCGATGAGGCGTCTATGGGGCGGGGAAGAGTTGATATGGAGCAAGAGGGATGCTCTGGTCAATCAGAAAACCATGGTTTTGAAGGCTCTGAATTGTGCAGAAGATTGTGGATAGGACCTGGAGATCATCTGGGCTCTGCATCTTCTGTGATGGAGAAGTTAATTAGAGCTGTTGGGTATATCAAAGATTTTGTTAGAGACAAAGATGTTCTTGTTCAAGTATGGGTGCCTATAAACAGAGGGGGAAGAAGTGTTCTCATCACAAATGATCTGCCATTCTCTCAGAATTCCAGCTGCACAAGACTCAGCAAGTACCGCGATGTCTCTGTGAAATATGAATTCACTGCTGATGATGATTCTAAAAATGCTTTGGGATTGCCTGGTCGGGTGTTCTCAAGAAAGGTTCCAGAGTGGACTCCTGATGTTCGATTCTTTAGAAGCGACGAGTACCCGAGAGTCAATCATGCGCACGAGCACGATGTACGTGGAACTGTAGCACTTCCTATCTTTGAACAAGGTAGCAAGAACTGTTTAGGAGTCATTGAAGTTGTTATGGTTACCCAGCAGATCAAATATGGTTCAGAACTTGAGAGTGTTTGCAAAGCTCTTGAG GCAGTCAAGCTTCGGAGCTCCGATGTTATCGGCCACCCCGATAAAAAG CAGGTATTTAACAGGTCCAATGAAGCTGTATTACAAGAGATTCAAAACACTTTGAAATCTGCCTGTGAAACGCATGGCTTGCCTTTGGCTCAAACTTGGGCATCATGTATCCAACAAAATAGAGAGGGCTGCAGGCACTCGGATGAGAACTACAGTTGTTGCGTTTCTACGGTAGACCGGGCTTGCTTTGTGGCCGATCCTCGAGTTCAGGAATTTCACGAGGCATGCTCCGAGCATCATTTGCTAAAAGGCGAAGGCATTGTTGGGATGGCATTCAAATCTAATGAGCCATGTTTCTCAAGTGATATTACATCCTTTTGCAACACAGAATATCCTCTCTCACACCATGCCAAGCTGTTCGGATTACACGCTGCAGTTGCCATACGCCTTCGTTGcatttacattaataaaacCGATTTCGTATTAGAGTTCTTCCTGCCTGTAGACTGTATAGATCCTGAAGAGCAGAGAGTGCTGCTCACTTCATTGTCCACGATTATACAACGATCTTGCAGGAGCCTGCGTCTCGTAAACGATAAGGAGTGTAGGGAGGAAAATATGCAACAATCTTGTCGAAGATCCAAGGTAGAACATCATCAGCTAGAAATCAGTCATCCAACAAATTCATTGTTAACATCATCTGTGCAAAACATACAACAACAGAGTGGATTCGTCTCGTTATTCCAGGACGGAAAAACATCGGAGATGTTAAGTTCCTCCGGTTACCAGCATCATGAACTTAATTACAATTTGAATGGCGTCGTCGAGGACAGTGAAGAGTGTGCAACTGTAGGTAATAGTTGCTTTTCTGATACAGGCTTGGGAAGAACCGGTGAGAAAAGGCGAACCAAGGTCGACAAAACGATCACGTTACAAGTTCTTCGGCAATATTTCGCTGGTAGCTTAAAGGATGCTGCAAAGAGCATTGGAG TTTGTCCGACCACATTGAAAAGGATATGTCGACAACATGGGATTAAACGTTGGCCTtctcgaaaaataaaaaaggttgGTCACTCATTGCAGAAACTCCAGCTCGTAATCGACTCTGTGGAAGGTGCATCAGGTGCTTTTCAAATTGGGTCCTTGTATTCTAATTTCCAGGATTTGGCATCTCCAAATCTatcaggttcaggttcaggtCCAGTTGTAAGTGCAAAGATGGGAGATTGCATGAAAACATCGAGCAATCCGAACGAGGTTGGGATGAGCAACCTCCAAGGTGGTGGTGCATCGAAATCTCCATCGTCTTCGTGCAGCCAGAGCTCGAGTTCGAACCAATGCTTTTCTAGTCGGAGCCATAAAAATGTTGGGCATTGGAACAAAGGTGGAAGTGAAGATCAAATGGGAGGAGGAGAGAATCCTTGTGATGGAGAGCTGAAGAGGGTCAAAAGTGAGGTAGAGATACATGTATCAATTATGGAAGGATCAAACATCCCTCGAAGATCCCAAAGCTGCAAGTCTCTTTGCAAACATCCTGCCACTGAATGTCTGGTGCACTCAGCAAAAGAAGGCGATGGGATGGCTGAAAGGGTGGAAGTTCAGAAAGTAAAGGTCAGCTATGGGGAGGAGAAAATCCGGTTTCGAGTGCATAACCAGTGGCGATACGAAGAGTTACTGAACGAAGTGGGAAAACGATTTAGTATCAGTGACATGACTAAATTTGATCTCAAGTATTTAGATGATGAATCTGAATGGGTGTTGTTAACAAGTGACACAGATCTGCAGGAGTGTTTTCATGTTTACAAATCGTGTCGAATCCAAACGATAAGACTTTTGGTTCAGGAGTCTCGTCGCCGTAAGAGAAACTGTGTGGCGAGCGGAGGGTTCTCATGA
- the LOC111797537 gene encoding G2/mitotic-specific cyclin-1-like isoform X4 translates to MEVFLSSLCQMNTALHNGMESVAEDDSMGDSAVPMFVQPTEAMLDEIDIMEKLEIKDIDEEQVIDINSLDKKDPLCVVEYINDLYTYYRAAEVSVCVPPNYMAQQAHISDRMRGFLIDGLIIEI, encoded by the exons ATGGAAGTTTTTCTAAGTTCTCTCTGCCAGATGAACACagctctccacaatggtatggaATCTGTTGCCGAAGATGATTCTATGGGCGACTCAGCAGTGCCGATGTTTGTTCAACCTACAGAAGCAATGTTGGACGAAATTGACATAATG GAGAAGTTGGAAATTAAGGATATAGATGAAGAGCAGGTCATTGATATTAACAGCCTTGATAAGAAGGATCCACTTTGTGTTGTGGAGTACATCAATGACTTGTATACATACTATAGGGCAGCGGAG GTTTCTGTCTGTGTTCCACCAAATTACATGGCCCAGCAAGCACATATTAGCGACAGGATGAGAGGGTTTCTCATTGACGGGCTAATAATTGAG ATTTAA
- the LOC111797537 gene encoding cyclin-B2-4-like isoform X2: MEVFLSSLCQMNTALHNGMESVAEDDSMGDSAVPMFVQPTEAMLDEIDIMEKLEIKDIDEEQVIDINSLDKKDPLCVVEYINDLYTYYRAAEVSVCVPPNYMAQQAHISDRMRGFLIDGLIIEGLPKQNIIITSKVHYRFKLMEETVPNSQPHR; this comes from the exons ATGGAAGTTTTTCTAAGTTCTCTCTGCCAGATGAACACagctctccacaatggtatggaATCTGTTGCCGAAGATGATTCTATGGGCGACTCAGCAGTGCCGATGTTTGTTCAACCTACAGAAGCAATGTTGGACGAAATTGACATAATG GAGAAGTTGGAAATTAAGGATATAGATGAAGAGCAGGTCATTGATATTAACAGCCTTGATAAGAAGGATCCACTTTGTGTTGTGGAGTACATCAATGACTTGTATACATACTATAGGGCAGCGGAG GTTTCTGTCTGTGTTCCACCAAATTACATGGCCCAGCAAGCACATATTAGCGACAGGATGAGAGGGTTTCTCATTGACGGGCTAATAATTGAG GGACTACCAAAGCAGAACATAATAATTACTTCAAAGGTACACTACAGATTTAAGCTTATGGAAGAGACTGTACCTAACAGTCAACCTCATCGATAG
- the LOC111797515 gene encoding protein NLP4-like isoform X2 produces the protein MEDCMLSPATMLDAPAEAAMDLDYMDGLLLEGCWLETAEGTEFLHPSTASFGANLDPLIAWPATDMNGDFHMSQITRTNQEEPRRILTDEASMGRGRVDMEQEGCSGQSENHGFEGSELCRRLWIGPGDHLGSASSVMEKLIRAVGYIKDFVRDKDVLVQVWVPINRGGRSVLITNDLPFSQNSSCTRLSKYRDVSVKYEFTADDDSKNALGLPGRVFSRKVPEWTPDVRFFRSDEYPRVNHAHEHDVRGTVALPIFEQGSKNCLGVIEVVMVTQQIKYGSELESVCKALEAVKLRSSDVIGHPDKKVFNRSNEAVLQEIQNTLKSACETHGLPLAQTWASCIQQNREGCRHSDENYSCCVSTVDRACFVADPRVQEFHEACSEHHLLKGEGIVGMAFKSNEPCFSSDITSFCNTEYPLSHHAKLFGLHAAVAIRLRCIYINKTDFVLEFFLPVDCIDPEEQRVLLTSLSTIIQRSCRSLRLVNDKECREENMQQSCRRSKVEHHQLEISHPTNSLLTSSVQNIQQQSGFVSLFQDGKTSEMLSSSGYQHHELNYNLNGVVEDSEECATVGNSCFSDTGLGRTGEKRRTKVDKTITLQVLRQYFAGSLKDAAKSIGVCPTTLKRICRQHGIKRWPSRKIKKVGHSLQKLQLVIDSVEGASGAFQIGSLYSNFQDLASPNLSGSGSGPVVSAKMGDCMKTSSNPNEVGMSNLQGGGASKSPSSSCSQSSSSNQCFSSRSHKNVGHWNKGGSEDQMGGGENPCDGELKRVKSEVEIHVSIMEGSNIPRRSQSCKSLCKHPATECLVHSAKEGDGMAERVEVQKVKVSYGEEKIRFRVHNQWRYEELLNEVGKRFSISDMTKFDLKYLDDESEWVLLTSDTDLQECFHVYKSCRIQTIRLLVQESRRRKRNCVASGGFS, from the exons ATGGAGGATTGCATGTTATCACCAGCGACAATGCTGGATGCTCCAGCTGAGGCAGCCATGGATTTGGACTACATGGATGGGCTGCTTTTGGAAGGTTGCTGGTTAGAGACCGCAGAAGGTACTGAGTTTCTTCATCCTAGCACCGCAAGTTTTGGTGCCAACCTAGACCCTTTGATTGCATGGCCTGCTACAGACATGAATGGTGACTTTCACATGAGCCAGATTACAAGAACTAATCAAGAAGAACCGAGGAGAATCTTGACCGATGAGGCGTCTATGGGGCGGGGAAGAGTTGATATGGAGCAAGAGGGATGCTCTGGTCAATCAGAAAACCATGGTTTTGAAGGCTCTGAATTGTGCAGAAGATTGTGGATAGGACCTGGAGATCATCTGGGCTCTGCATCTTCTGTGATGGAGAAGTTAATTAGAGCTGTTGGGTATATCAAAGATTTTGTTAGAGACAAAGATGTTCTTGTTCAAGTATGGGTGCCTATAAACAGAGGGGGAAGAAGTGTTCTCATCACAAATGATCTGCCATTCTCTCAGAATTCCAGCTGCACAAGACTCAGCAAGTACCGCGATGTCTCTGTGAAATATGAATTCACTGCTGATGATGATTCTAAAAATGCTTTGGGATTGCCTGGTCGGGTGTTCTCAAGAAAGGTTCCAGAGTGGACTCCTGATGTTCGATTCTTTAGAAGCGACGAGTACCCGAGAGTCAATCATGCGCACGAGCACGATGTACGTGGAACTGTAGCACTTCCTATCTTTGAACAAGGTAGCAAGAACTGTTTAGGAGTCATTGAAGTTGTTATGGTTACCCAGCAGATCAAATATGGTTCAGAACTTGAGAGTGTTTGCAAAGCTCTTGAG GCAGTCAAGCTTCGGAGCTCCGATGTTATCGGCCACCCCGATAAAAAG GTATTTAACAGGTCCAATGAAGCTGTATTACAAGAGATTCAAAACACTTTGAAATCTGCCTGTGAAACGCATGGCTTGCCTTTGGCTCAAACTTGGGCATCATGTATCCAACAAAATAGAGAGGGCTGCAGGCACTCGGATGAGAACTACAGTTGTTGCGTTTCTACGGTAGACCGGGCTTGCTTTGTGGCCGATCCTCGAGTTCAGGAATTTCACGAGGCATGCTCCGAGCATCATTTGCTAAAAGGCGAAGGCATTGTTGGGATGGCATTCAAATCTAATGAGCCATGTTTCTCAAGTGATATTACATCCTTTTGCAACACAGAATATCCTCTCTCACACCATGCCAAGCTGTTCGGATTACACGCTGCAGTTGCCATACGCCTTCGTTGcatttacattaataaaacCGATTTCGTATTAGAGTTCTTCCTGCCTGTAGACTGTATAGATCCTGAAGAGCAGAGAGTGCTGCTCACTTCATTGTCCACGATTATACAACGATCTTGCAGGAGCCTGCGTCTCGTAAACGATAAGGAGTGTAGGGAGGAAAATATGCAACAATCTTGTCGAAGATCCAAGGTAGAACATCATCAGCTAGAAATCAGTCATCCAACAAATTCATTGTTAACATCATCTGTGCAAAACATACAACAACAGAGTGGATTCGTCTCGTTATTCCAGGACGGAAAAACATCGGAGATGTTAAGTTCCTCCGGTTACCAGCATCATGAACTTAATTACAATTTGAATGGCGTCGTCGAGGACAGTGAAGAGTGTGCAACTGTAGGTAATAGTTGCTTTTCTGATACAGGCTTGGGAAGAACCGGTGAGAAAAGGCGAACCAAGGTCGACAAAACGATCACGTTACAAGTTCTTCGGCAATATTTCGCTGGTAGCTTAAAGGATGCTGCAAAGAGCATTGGAG TTTGTCCGACCACATTGAAAAGGATATGTCGACAACATGGGATTAAACGTTGGCCTtctcgaaaaataaaaaaggttgGTCACTCATTGCAGAAACTCCAGCTCGTAATCGACTCTGTGGAAGGTGCATCAGGTGCTTTTCAAATTGGGTCCTTGTATTCTAATTTCCAGGATTTGGCATCTCCAAATCTatcaggttcaggttcaggtCCAGTTGTAAGTGCAAAGATGGGAGATTGCATGAAAACATCGAGCAATCCGAACGAGGTTGGGATGAGCAACCTCCAAGGTGGTGGTGCATCGAAATCTCCATCGTCTTCGTGCAGCCAGAGCTCGAGTTCGAACCAATGCTTTTCTAGTCGGAGCCATAAAAATGTTGGGCATTGGAACAAAGGTGGAAGTGAAGATCAAATGGGAGGAGGAGAGAATCCTTGTGATGGAGAGCTGAAGAGGGTCAAAAGTGAGGTAGAGATACATGTATCAATTATGGAAGGATCAAACATCCCTCGAAGATCCCAAAGCTGCAAGTCTCTTTGCAAACATCCTGCCACTGAATGTCTGGTGCACTCAGCAAAAGAAGGCGATGGGATGGCTGAAAGGGTGGAAGTTCAGAAAGTAAAGGTCAGCTATGGGGAGGAGAAAATCCGGTTTCGAGTGCATAACCAGTGGCGATACGAAGAGTTACTGAACGAAGTGGGAAAACGATTTAGTATCAGTGACATGACTAAATTTGATCTCAAGTATTTAGATGATGAATCTGAATGGGTGTTGTTAACAAGTGACACAGATCTGCAGGAGTGTTTTCATGTTTACAAATCGTGTCGAATCCAAACGATAAGACTTTTGGTTCAGGAGTCTCGTCGCCGTAAGAGAAACTGTGTGGCGAGCGGAGGGTTCTCATGA
- the LOC111797537 gene encoding cyclin-B2-4-like isoform X1, protein MEVFLSSLCQMNTALHNGMESVAEDDSMGDSAVPMFVQPTEAMLDEIDIMEKLEIKDIDEEQVIDINSLDKKDPLCVVEYINDLYTYYRAAEVSVCVPPNYMAQQAHISDRMRGFLIDGLIIEFMKGLPKQNIIITSKVHYRFKLMEETVPNSQPHR, encoded by the exons ATGGAAGTTTTTCTAAGTTCTCTCTGCCAGATGAACACagctctccacaatggtatggaATCTGTTGCCGAAGATGATTCTATGGGCGACTCAGCAGTGCCGATGTTTGTTCAACCTACAGAAGCAATGTTGGACGAAATTGACATAATG GAGAAGTTGGAAATTAAGGATATAGATGAAGAGCAGGTCATTGATATTAACAGCCTTGATAAGAAGGATCCACTTTGTGTTGTGGAGTACATCAATGACTTGTATACATACTATAGGGCAGCGGAG GTTTCTGTCTGTGTTCCACCAAATTACATGGCCCAGCAAGCACATATTAGCGACAGGATGAGAGGGTTTCTCATTGACGGGCTAATAATTGAG TTTATGAAGGGACTACCAAAGCAGAACATAATAATTACTTCAAAGGTACACTACAGATTTAAGCTTATGGAAGAGACTGTACCTAACAGTCAACCTCATCGATAG
- the LOC111797537 gene encoding cyclin-B2-4-like isoform X3: MEVFLSSLCQMNTALHNGMESVAEDDSMGDSAVPMFVQPTEAMLDEIDIMEKLEIKDIDEEQVIDINSLDKKDPLCVVEYINDLYTYYRAAEVSVCVPPNYMAQQAHISDRMRGFLIDGLIIEILSSIFSGEEESPASWSDSHVYSQQV; encoded by the exons ATGGAAGTTTTTCTAAGTTCTCTCTGCCAGATGAACACagctctccacaatggtatggaATCTGTTGCCGAAGATGATTCTATGGGCGACTCAGCAGTGCCGATGTTTGTTCAACCTACAGAAGCAATGTTGGACGAAATTGACATAATG GAGAAGTTGGAAATTAAGGATATAGATGAAGAGCAGGTCATTGATATTAACAGCCTTGATAAGAAGGATCCACTTTGTGTTGTGGAGTACATCAATGACTTGTATACATACTATAGGGCAGCGGAG GTTTCTGTCTGTGTTCCACCAAATTACATGGCCCAGCAAGCACATATTAGCGACAGGATGAGAGGGTTTCTCATTGACGGGCTAATAATTGAG ATTCTTAGCAGTATATTCAGTGGCGAAGAAGAATCTCCAGCTAGTTGGAGTGACAGCCATGTTTATAGCCAGCAAGTATGA
- the LOC111797651 gene encoding catalase isozyme 1-like, whose product MDPYRHRPSSGYNSPFWTTNSGAPVWNNNSSLTVGPRGPILLEDYHLVEKLANFDRERIPERVVHARGASAKGFFEVTHDIAHLTCADFLRAPGVQTPVIVRFSTVIHERGSPETLRDPRGFAVKFYTREGNFDLVGNNFPVFFIRDGMKFPDMVHALKPNPKSHIQENWRVLDFFSHHPESLNMFTFLFDDIGIPQDYRHMDGSGVNTYTLINKAGKAHYVKFHWRPTCGVKSLLEEDAIRVGGSNHSHATQDLYDSIAAGNYPEWKLFIQTIDPDHEDRYDFDPLDVTKTWPEDILPLQPVGRMVLNKNIDNFFAENEQLAFCPAIIVPGVYYSDDKLLQTRIFSYADTQRHRLGPNYLQLPANAPKCAHHNNHHEGFMNFMHRDEEVNYFPSRFDPARHAEKYPHPPAVCTGRRERCVIEKENNFKEPGERYRSWTPDKQERFIRRWVDALSDTRVTHEIRSIWVSYWSQADRSLGQKLASRLNVRPSI is encoded by the exons ATGGATCCTTACAGG CACCGCCCTTCAAGTGGCTACAACAGCCCCTTCTGGACTACAAATTCTGGCGCTCCAGTGTGGAACAATAACTCGTCGTTAACCGTTGGACCCAGGG GTCCTATTCTCCTAGAGGATTATCATCTCGTGGAGAAACTTGCTAACTTTGATAGAGAGCGGATCCCAGAGCGTGTTGTCCATGCTAGAGGAGCTAGTGCAAAAGGGTTTTTTGAGGTGACTCATGATATTGCCCACCTTACTTGTGCTGATTTCCTTCGTGCCCCTGGAGTTCAGACTCCAGTTATTGTACGTTTCTCCACTGTTATCCATGAGCGCGGTAGCCCTGAAACGCTGAGAGATCCCCGAGGTTTTGCTGTGAAGTTTTACACCAGGGAG GGAAATTTTGATCTCGTGGGCAACAACTTCCCTGTATTTTTCATCCGTGATGGTATGAAATTTCCAGACATGGTTCATGCTCTCAAACCGAATCCCAAGTCCCATATCCAGGAGAATTGGAGGGTCCTTGACTTCTTTTCTCATCATCCCGAAAGCCTGAATATGTTCACATTTCTATTTGATGATATTGGCATCCCACAAGATTACAGGCACATGGACGGTTCAGGTGTTAACACCTATACTCTGATTAACAAGGCAGGGAAAGCACACTATGTGAAATTTCACTGGAGGCCTACCTGTGGAGTTAAGTCCTTGCTGGAGGAAGATGCTATCCGTGTTGGAGGAAGTAATCATAGTCATGCTACTCAGGACCTCTATGATTCAATTGCAGCCGGCAACTACCCTGAGTGGAAGCTTTTCATTCAAACTATTGACCCTGATCATGAAGATAGATATGATTTTGACCCTCTGGATGTAACCAAGACCTGGCCCGAGGATATCTTGCCCTTGCAGCCAGTTGGTCGCATGGTTTTGAATAAGAACATCGATAACTTCTTTGCAGAGAATGAACAACTGGCCTTCTGTCCTGCCATTATAGTTCCTGGAGTCTACTATTCAGATGACAAATTGCTTCAGACCAGGATCTTCTCTTATGCAGATACCCAGAGGCACCGTCTTGGACCAAACTATCTGCAACTCCCTGCTAATGCACCCAAGTGTGCTCACCACAACAATCACCACGAGGGTTTCATGAACTTTATGCACCGAGATGAGGAG GTCAAttacttcccttcaaggtttgaTCCTGCTCGCCACGCTGAGAAGTATCCTCACCCACCAGCTGTATGCACTGGAAGGCGCGAGAGG TGTGTAATTGAGAAGGAGAACAACTTCAAGGAGCCTGGAGAGAGATACAGATCTTGGACACCAGACAA GCAAGAACGATTTATCCGCAGATGGGTGGATGCTTTGTCTGACACTCGTGTCACCCATGAGATCCGCAGCATCTGGGTTTCTTACTGGTCTCAG GCGGACAGGTCTCTTGGTCAGAAGCTTGCATCTCGTCTCAACGTGAGACCAAGCATTTGA